The following proteins are encoded in a genomic region of Drosophila willistoni isolate 14030-0811.24 chromosome 3R, UCI_dwil_1.1, whole genome shotgun sequence:
- the LOC6650888 gene encoding plasma membrane calcium-transporting ATPase 2 isoform X3 encodes MATIDGRPAQYGISLKQLRELMETRGREGVAKISEFGGIHELCKKLYTSPNEGLSGSKADEEHRRETFGSNVIPPKPPKTFLTLVWEALQDVTLIILEVAALVSLGLSFYKPADEDAPVLQEEEEHHGWIEGLAILISVIVVVIVTAFNDYSKERQFRGLQSRIEGEHKFSVIRGGEVCQISVGDILVGDIAQIKYGDLLPADGCLIQSNDLKVDESSLTGESDHVKKGTDVDPMVLSGTHVMEGSGKMIVTAVGVNSQAGIIFTLLGAAVDEQEAEIKKMKKEAKKANKQKSKSLTGENDGRTPMKPTSHAPQAPPASRGGGDAIKSESDGNHVQQQSSTSAVETGHKKEKSVLQAKLTKLAIQIGYAGSTIAVLTVIILIIQFCIKTFVIDEKPWKNTYANNLVKHLIIGVTVLVVAVPEGLPLAVTLSLAYSVKKMMKDNNLVRHLDACETMGNATAICSDKTGTLTTNRMTVVQSYICEKLCKVLPTLNDIPQHVGNLITMGISVNSAYTSNIMHGQNPGDLPIQVGNKTECALLGFVQGLGVKYQSIRDEIPEDRFTRVYTFNSVRKSMGTVIPRPNGGYRLYTKGASEIIMKKCSFIYGHEGTLEKFTRDMQERLIREVIEPMACDGLRTISVAYRDFVPGKAAINEVHIDGEPNWDDEENIMTNLTCLCVVGIEDPVRPEVPDAIRKCQRAGITVRMVTGDNINTARSIASKCGILRPNDDFLILEGKEFNRRIRDSNGDIQQHLIDKVWPKLRVLARSSPTDKYTLVKGIIDSTVSENREVVAVTGDGTNDGPALKKADVGFAMGIAGTDVAKEASDIILTDDNFSSIVKAVMWGRNVYDSIAKFLQFQLTVNVVAVIVAFIGACAIQDSPLKAVQMLWVNLIMDTLASLALATELPTPDLLLRKPYGRTKPLISKTMMKNILGQALYQLVIIFGLLFVGDIILDIESGRGQELNAGPTQHFTIIFNTFVMMTLFNEINARKIHGQRNVIEGLFTNPIFYTIWIFTMISQVVIIQYGKMAFSTKALTLEQWLWCIFFGIGTLVWGQLITSVPTRKLPKILSWGRGHPEEYTDAMNLGEERFDSIDSDKKPRAGQILWIRGLTRLQTQISVPVIGGELQERLIPVPYSKSNTDQAIRVVNAFRQGLDARYGEHTNTSLAEVLRKQTSLSKRLSETSSIEYADNIPDELTIPEIDVERLSSHSHTETAV; translated from the exons ATGGCCACAATCGATGGAAGACCTGCGCAATATGGGATATCACTTAAGCAATTACGCGAGCTCATGGAGACTCGCGGGAGGGAAGGTGTAGCAAAAATCAGCGAATTCGGTGGTATTCATGAGTTGTGCAAAAAGTTATACACATCTCCCAATGAAG GCCTGAGCGGTTCGAAAGCTGATGAGGAACATAGACGGGAGACATTCGGATCGAATGTAATACCACCGAAGCCACCGAAAACGTTTCTTACGCTAGTCTGGGAGGCCCTTCAGGATGTCACGCTTATTATCTTAGAGGTAGCTGCTTTAGTATCACTTGGTTTATCGTTTTACAAACCCGCCGATGAGGATGCGC CTGTACtgcaagaagaagaagaacaccACGGTTGGATCGAGGGTCTTGCGATTTTAATCTCCGTTATTGTGGTTGTTATAGTGACGGCCTTCAATGATTACTCCAAGGAAAGACAGTTCCGTGGCTTACAAAGCCGCATTGAAGGCGAGCACAAGTTCTCCGTTATTCGTGGAGGTGAAGTGTGCCAAATATCGGTTGGTGACATACTTGTGGGCGATATTGCTCAGATCAAGTATGGTGATCTATTACCGGCCGACGGCTGCCTCATTCAAAGTAACGACTTGAAG GTGGACGAATCCTCACTAACTGGCGAGTCCGATCATGTTAAAAAGGGCACTGATGTCGATCCCATGGTCTTATCTGGCACACATGTTATGGAGGGTAGCGGAAAAATGATTGTTACCGCAGTCGGTGTCAACTCGCAGGCTGGCATTATATTTACCCTTCTTGGCGCAGCCGTCGACGAACAGGAGGCCGAGATTAAAAAGATGAAAAAGG AAGCTAAAAAGGCGAACAAGCAAAAGAGCAAGAGTCTGACAG GTGAGAACGATGGTCGCACGCCAATGAAACCGACGTCCCATGCTCCACAAGCTCCGCCCGCATCTCGAGGTGGCGGCGACGCAATTAAATCCGAGTCAGATGGCAATCATGTGCAACAGCAGTCGTCCACATCAGCTGTGGAAACGGGCCACAAGAAGGAGAAGTCTGTGTTGCAAGCGAAACTGACCAAATTGGCTATTCAAATTGGTTATGCTGGATCTACCATTGCCGTACTTACCGTCATCATTCTGATTATCCAGTTCTGCATTAAGACATTTGTCATTGACGAGAAGCCCTGGAAGAATACCTACGCCAATAATTTGGTCAAGCACTTGATTATTGGTGTCACAGTATTAGTGGTGGCTGTGCCCGAAGGTCTTCCGCTAGCCGTAACGCTATCGCTTGCCTATTCGGTGAAG AAAATGATGAAGGATAACAATTTGGTGCGTCATTTGGACGCCTGTGAAACGATGGGTAATGCCACTGCCATTTGCTCTGACAAGACTGGTACACTGACAACCAATCGTATGACTGTCGTGCAATCGTATATTTGCGAGAAACTGTGCAAAGTGCTGCCAACTTTGAATGATATACCCCAGCACGTGGGAAATCTGATCACCATGGGCATATCCGTAAACTCGGCCTACACGTCAAACATAATG CATGGTCAAAATCCCGGTGATTTGCCCATTCAAGTTGGCAACAAGACCGAGTGCGCCTTGCTGGGCTTCGTTCAGGGACTGGGCGTTAAATATCAATCAATTCGTGATGAAATACCCGAGGATAGGTTTACACGTGTCTACACATTTAATTCGGTGCGCAAGAGTATGGGTACAGTGATACCTAGACCTAACGGCGGATATCGACTATACACAAAGGGAGCTTCCGAAATCATCATGAAGAA GTGTTCCTTTATCTACGGTCATGAGGGAACTTTGGAGAAATTCACACGGGATATGCAGGAGCGATTAATACGAGAAGTTATTGAACCAATGGCTTGCGACGGTCTTCGTACTATTTCGGTTGCTTACCGCGACTTTGTCCCCGGAAAAGCAGCAATCAACGAAGTTCACATTGACGGAGAGCCAAACTGGGACGACGAGGAGAATATTATGACAAATCTCACCTGTCTCTGCGTCGTTGGAATTGAGGATCCAGTGCGCCCAGAAGTTCCCGATGCTATTCGTAAATGCCAGCGTGCAGGCATCACTGTCCGCATGGTCACTGGAGACAATATTAACACAGCCCGTTCCATTGCCAGCAAGTGCGGAATTTTGCGACCCAACGATGATTTTCTTATCCTGGAGGGCAAGGAGTTCAACCGACGTATTCGCGACAGCAATGGCGAT ATCCAGCAACATCTCATTGATAAAGTCTGGCCAAAGTTGCGTGTGCTGGCTCGCTCTTCGCCCACTGACAAGTACACATTGGTCAAAG GCATTATTGACAGCACAGTAAGCGAAAACCGTGAGGTCGTCGCTGTCACTGGCGATGGTACAAATGATGGTCCCGCATTGAAAAAGGCCGATGTTGGATTCGCCATGGGCATTGCTGGCACTGACGTTGCCAAGGAGGCTTCAGATATTATTCTTACCGACGACAATTTCAGCAGTATTGTGAAGGCAGTAATGTGGGGTCGCAATGTTTATGACTCGATCGCAAAGTTCTTGCAGTTCCAACTAACGGTTAATGTGGTTGCTGTAATTGTAGCATTTATCGGTGCATGTGCCATTCAGGACTCTCCGCTGAAA GCGGTGCAAATGTTATGGGTTAATCTGATTATGGACACTTTGGCTTCCCTTGCTCTGGCTACGGAACTACCGACTCCAGACCTCTTGCTGCGCAAGCCATATGGCCGCACAAAACCCCTAATCTCAAAGACCATGATGAAAAACATTTTGGGTCAAGCTTTATATCAGCTGGTTATCATTTTTGGACTTCTCTTCGTAG GAGATATTATCCTTGACATCGAGTCTGGACGTGGACAAGAACTTAACGCTGGGCCAACACAACATTTTACCATAATTTTTAACACCTTTGTTATGATGACATTGTTTAATGAAATCAATGCCAGAAAGATTCATGGCCAGCGCAACGTTATTGAGGGACTGTTTACGAATCCCATCTTCTACACGATTTGGATATTCACAATGATATCGCAG GTTGTCATTATTCAATATGGTAAAATGGCTTTCTCTACAAAGGCATTAACGCTTGAGCAATGGCTTTGGTGCATATTCTTTGGAATTGGTACACTGGTCTGGGGACAATTAATCACATCTGTGCCTACTAGAAAATTGCCCAAAATTTTATC ATGGGGTCGCGGTCATCCAGAGGAGTATACTGATGCCATGAATTTGGGCGAAGAACGCTTCGATTCCATTGATTCCGACAAGAAGCCCAGAGCAGGACAAATCCTGTGGATACGCGGTCTAACTCGCCTGCAAACTCAA ATTTCAGTACCG GTAATAGGCGGCGAATTGCAAGAACGCTTGATACCGGTCCCATATAGCAAGAGCAACACTGATCAAGCT ATTCGCGTGGTGAACGCCTTCCGGCAAGGTCTCGACGCCCGTTATGGTGAGCACACCAACACTTCGCTGGCAGAGGTGCTGCGCAAGCAGACTTCGCTGAGCAAACGCCTTTCGGAGACATCTTCCATTGAGTATGCTGATAATATACCTGATGAGCTGACCATACCCGAAATCGATGTTGAGCGGTTATCATCCCACAGTCACACCGAAACAGCTGTGTAA
- the LOC6650888 gene encoding plasma membrane calcium-transporting ATPase 2 isoform X6, with amino-acid sequence MATIDGRPAQYGISLKQLRELMETRGREGVAKISEFGGIHELCKKLYTSPNEGLSGSKADEEHRRETFGSNVIPPKPPKTFLTLVWEALQDVTLIILEVAALVSLGLSFYKPADEDAPVLQEEEEHHGWIEGLAILISVIVVVIVTAFNDYSKERQFRGLQSRIEGEHKFSVIRGGEVCQISVGDILVGDIAQIKYGDLLPADGCLIQSNDLKVDESSLTGESDHVKKGTDVDPMVLSGTHVMEGSGKMIVTAVGVNSQAGIIFTLLGAAVDEQEAEIKKMKKEAKKANKQKSKSLTGENDGRTPMKPTSHAPQAPPASRGGGDAIKSESDGNHVQQQSSTSAVETGHKKEKSVLQAKLTKLAIQIGYAGSTIAVLTVIILIIQFCIKTFVIDEKPWKNTYANNLVKHLIIGVTVLVVAVPEGLPLAVTLSLAYSVKKMMKDNNLVRHLDACETMGNATAICSDKTGTLTTNRMTVVQSYICEKLCKVLPTLNDIPQHVGNLITMGISVNSAYTSNIMHGQNPGDLPIQVGNKTECALLGFVQGLGVKYQSIRDEIPEDRFTRVYTFNSVRKSMGTVIPRPNGGYRLYTKGASEIIMKKCSFIYGHEGTLEKFTRDMQERLIREVIEPMACDGLRTISVAYRDFVPGKAAINEVHIDGEPNWDDEENIMTNLTCLCVVGIEDPVRPEVPDAIRKCQRAGITVRMVTGDNINTARSIASKCGILRPNDDFLILEGKEFNRRIRDSNGDIQQHLIDKVWPKLRVLARSSPTDKYTLVKGIIDSTVSENREVVAVTGDGTNDGPALKKADVGFAMGIAGTDVAKEASDIILTDDNFSSIVKAVMWGRNVYDSIAKFLQFQLTVNVVAVIVAFIGACAIQDSPLKAVQMLWVNLIMDTLASLALATELPTPDLLLRKPYGRTKPLISKTMMKNILGQALYQLVIIFGLLFVGDIILDIESGRGQELNAGPTQHFTIIFNTFVMMTLFNEINARKIHGQRNVIEGLFTNPIFYTIWIFTMISQVVIIQYGKMAFSTKALTLEQWLWCIFFGIGTLVWGQLITSVPTRKLPKILSWGRGHPEEYTDAMNLGEERFDSIDSDKKPRAGQILWIRGLTRLQTQISVPIRVVNAFRQGLDARYGEHTNTSLAEVLRKQTSLSKRLSETSSIEYADNIPDELTIPEIDVERLSSHSHTETAV; translated from the exons ATGGCCACAATCGATGGAAGACCTGCGCAATATGGGATATCACTTAAGCAATTACGCGAGCTCATGGAGACTCGCGGGAGGGAAGGTGTAGCAAAAATCAGCGAATTCGGTGGTATTCATGAGTTGTGCAAAAAGTTATACACATCTCCCAATGAAG GCCTGAGCGGTTCGAAAGCTGATGAGGAACATAGACGGGAGACATTCGGATCGAATGTAATACCACCGAAGCCACCGAAAACGTTTCTTACGCTAGTCTGGGAGGCCCTTCAGGATGTCACGCTTATTATCTTAGAGGTAGCTGCTTTAGTATCACTTGGTTTATCGTTTTACAAACCCGCCGATGAGGATGCGC CTGTACtgcaagaagaagaagaacaccACGGTTGGATCGAGGGTCTTGCGATTTTAATCTCCGTTATTGTGGTTGTTATAGTGACGGCCTTCAATGATTACTCCAAGGAAAGACAGTTCCGTGGCTTACAAAGCCGCATTGAAGGCGAGCACAAGTTCTCCGTTATTCGTGGAGGTGAAGTGTGCCAAATATCGGTTGGTGACATACTTGTGGGCGATATTGCTCAGATCAAGTATGGTGATCTATTACCGGCCGACGGCTGCCTCATTCAAAGTAACGACTTGAAG GTGGACGAATCCTCACTAACTGGCGAGTCCGATCATGTTAAAAAGGGCACTGATGTCGATCCCATGGTCTTATCTGGCACACATGTTATGGAGGGTAGCGGAAAAATGATTGTTACCGCAGTCGGTGTCAACTCGCAGGCTGGCATTATATTTACCCTTCTTGGCGCAGCCGTCGACGAACAGGAGGCCGAGATTAAAAAGATGAAAAAGG AAGCTAAAAAGGCGAACAAGCAAAAGAGCAAGAGTCTGACAG GTGAGAACGATGGTCGCACGCCAATGAAACCGACGTCCCATGCTCCACAAGCTCCGCCCGCATCTCGAGGTGGCGGCGACGCAATTAAATCCGAGTCAGATGGCAATCATGTGCAACAGCAGTCGTCCACATCAGCTGTGGAAACGGGCCACAAGAAGGAGAAGTCTGTGTTGCAAGCGAAACTGACCAAATTGGCTATTCAAATTGGTTATGCTGGATCTACCATTGCCGTACTTACCGTCATCATTCTGATTATCCAGTTCTGCATTAAGACATTTGTCATTGACGAGAAGCCCTGGAAGAATACCTACGCCAATAATTTGGTCAAGCACTTGATTATTGGTGTCACAGTATTAGTGGTGGCTGTGCCCGAAGGTCTTCCGCTAGCCGTAACGCTATCGCTTGCCTATTCGGTGAAG AAAATGATGAAGGATAACAATTTGGTGCGTCATTTGGACGCCTGTGAAACGATGGGTAATGCCACTGCCATTTGCTCTGACAAGACTGGTACACTGACAACCAATCGTATGACTGTCGTGCAATCGTATATTTGCGAGAAACTGTGCAAAGTGCTGCCAACTTTGAATGATATACCCCAGCACGTGGGAAATCTGATCACCATGGGCATATCCGTAAACTCGGCCTACACGTCAAACATAATG CATGGTCAAAATCCCGGTGATTTGCCCATTCAAGTTGGCAACAAGACCGAGTGCGCCTTGCTGGGCTTCGTTCAGGGACTGGGCGTTAAATATCAATCAATTCGTGATGAAATACCCGAGGATAGGTTTACACGTGTCTACACATTTAATTCGGTGCGCAAGAGTATGGGTACAGTGATACCTAGACCTAACGGCGGATATCGACTATACACAAAGGGAGCTTCCGAAATCATCATGAAGAA GTGTTCCTTTATCTACGGTCATGAGGGAACTTTGGAGAAATTCACACGGGATATGCAGGAGCGATTAATACGAGAAGTTATTGAACCAATGGCTTGCGACGGTCTTCGTACTATTTCGGTTGCTTACCGCGACTTTGTCCCCGGAAAAGCAGCAATCAACGAAGTTCACATTGACGGAGAGCCAAACTGGGACGACGAGGAGAATATTATGACAAATCTCACCTGTCTCTGCGTCGTTGGAATTGAGGATCCAGTGCGCCCAGAAGTTCCCGATGCTATTCGTAAATGCCAGCGTGCAGGCATCACTGTCCGCATGGTCACTGGAGACAATATTAACACAGCCCGTTCCATTGCCAGCAAGTGCGGAATTTTGCGACCCAACGATGATTTTCTTATCCTGGAGGGCAAGGAGTTCAACCGACGTATTCGCGACAGCAATGGCGAT ATCCAGCAACATCTCATTGATAAAGTCTGGCCAAAGTTGCGTGTGCTGGCTCGCTCTTCGCCCACTGACAAGTACACATTGGTCAAAG GCATTATTGACAGCACAGTAAGCGAAAACCGTGAGGTCGTCGCTGTCACTGGCGATGGTACAAATGATGGTCCCGCATTGAAAAAGGCCGATGTTGGATTCGCCATGGGCATTGCTGGCACTGACGTTGCCAAGGAGGCTTCAGATATTATTCTTACCGACGACAATTTCAGCAGTATTGTGAAGGCAGTAATGTGGGGTCGCAATGTTTATGACTCGATCGCAAAGTTCTTGCAGTTCCAACTAACGGTTAATGTGGTTGCTGTAATTGTAGCATTTATCGGTGCATGTGCCATTCAGGACTCTCCGCTGAAA GCGGTGCAAATGTTATGGGTTAATCTGATTATGGACACTTTGGCTTCCCTTGCTCTGGCTACGGAACTACCGACTCCAGACCTCTTGCTGCGCAAGCCATATGGCCGCACAAAACCCCTAATCTCAAAGACCATGATGAAAAACATTTTGGGTCAAGCTTTATATCAGCTGGTTATCATTTTTGGACTTCTCTTCGTAG GAGATATTATCCTTGACATCGAGTCTGGACGTGGACAAGAACTTAACGCTGGGCCAACACAACATTTTACCATAATTTTTAACACCTTTGTTATGATGACATTGTTTAATGAAATCAATGCCAGAAAGATTCATGGCCAGCGCAACGTTATTGAGGGACTGTTTACGAATCCCATCTTCTACACGATTTGGATATTCACAATGATATCGCAG GTTGTCATTATTCAATATGGTAAAATGGCTTTCTCTACAAAGGCATTAACGCTTGAGCAATGGCTTTGGTGCATATTCTTTGGAATTGGTACACTGGTCTGGGGACAATTAATCACATCTGTGCCTACTAGAAAATTGCCCAAAATTTTATC ATGGGGTCGCGGTCATCCAGAGGAGTATACTGATGCCATGAATTTGGGCGAAGAACGCTTCGATTCCATTGATTCCGACAAGAAGCCCAGAGCAGGACAAATCCTGTGGATACGCGGTCTAACTCGCCTGCAAACTCAA ATTTCAGTACCG ATTCGCGTGGTGAACGCCTTCCGGCAAGGTCTCGACGCCCGTTATGGTGAGCACACCAACACTTCGCTGGCAGAGGTGCTGCGCAAGCAGACTTCGCTGAGCAAACGCCTTTCGGAGACATCTTCCATTGAGTATGCTGATAATATACCTGATGAGCTGACCATACCCGAAATCGATGTTGAGCGGTTATCATCCCACAGTCACACCGAAACAGCTGTGTAA
- the LOC6650888 gene encoding plasma membrane calcium-transporting ATPase 2 isoform X4 — protein MATIDGRPAQYGISLKQLRELMETRGREGVAKISEFGGIHELCKKLYTSPNEGLSGSKADEEHRRETFGSNVIPPKPPKTFLTLVWEALQDVTLIILEVAALVSLGLSFYKPADEDAPVLQEEEEHHGWIEGLAILISVIVVVIVTAFNDYSKERQFRGLQSRIEGEHKFSVIRGGEVCQISVGDILVGDIAQIKYGDLLPADGCLIQSNDLKVDESSLTGESDHVKKGTDVDPMVLSGTHVMEGSGKMIVTAVGVNSQAGIIFTLLGAAVDEQEAEIKKMKKEAKKANKQKSKSLTGENDGRTPMKPTSHAPQAPPASRGGGDAIKSESDGNHVQQQSSTSAVETGHKKEKSVLQAKLTKLAIQIGYAGSTIAVLTVIILIIQFCIKTFVIDEKPWKNTYANNLVKHLIIGVTVLVVAVPEGLPLAVTLSLAYSVKKMMKDNNLVRHLDACETMGNATAICSDKTGTLTTNRMTVVQSYICEKLCKVLPTLNDIPQHVGNLITMGISVNSAYTSNIMHGQNPGDLPIQVGNKTECALLGFVQGLGVKYQSIRDEIPEDRFTRVYTFNSVRKSMGTVIPRPNGGYRLYTKGASEIIMKKCSFIYGHEGTLEKFTRDMQERLIREVIEPMACDGLRTISVAYRDFVPGKAAINEVHIDGEPNWDDEENIMTNLTCLCVVGIEDPVRPEVPDAIRKCQRAGITVRMVTGDNINTARSIASKCGILRPNDDFLILEGKEFNRRIRDSNGDIQQHLIDKVWPKLRVLARSSPTDKYTLVKGIIDSTVSENREVVAVTGDGTNDGPALKKADVGFAMGIAGTDVAKEASDIILTDDNFSSIVKAVMWGRNVYDSIAKFLQFQLTVNVVAVIVAFIGACAIQDSPLKAVQMLWVNLIMDTLASLALATELPTPDLLLRKPYGRTKPLISKTMMKNILGQALYQLVIIFGLLFVGDIILDIESGRGQELNAGPTQHFTIIFNTFVMMTLFNEINARKIHGQRNVIEGLFTNPIFYTIWIFTMISQVVIIQYGKMAFSTKALTLEQWLWCIFFGIGTLVWGQLITSVPTRKLPKILSWGRGHPEEYTDAMNLGEERFDSIDSDKKPRAGQILWIRGLTRLQTQVIGGELQERLIPVPYSKSNTDQAIRVVNAFRQGLDARYGEHTNTSLAEVLRKQTSLSKRLSETSSIEYADNIPDELTIPEIDVERLSSHSHTETAV, from the exons ATGGCCACAATCGATGGAAGACCTGCGCAATATGGGATATCACTTAAGCAATTACGCGAGCTCATGGAGACTCGCGGGAGGGAAGGTGTAGCAAAAATCAGCGAATTCGGTGGTATTCATGAGTTGTGCAAAAAGTTATACACATCTCCCAATGAAG GCCTGAGCGGTTCGAAAGCTGATGAGGAACATAGACGGGAGACATTCGGATCGAATGTAATACCACCGAAGCCACCGAAAACGTTTCTTACGCTAGTCTGGGAGGCCCTTCAGGATGTCACGCTTATTATCTTAGAGGTAGCTGCTTTAGTATCACTTGGTTTATCGTTTTACAAACCCGCCGATGAGGATGCGC CTGTACtgcaagaagaagaagaacaccACGGTTGGATCGAGGGTCTTGCGATTTTAATCTCCGTTATTGTGGTTGTTATAGTGACGGCCTTCAATGATTACTCCAAGGAAAGACAGTTCCGTGGCTTACAAAGCCGCATTGAAGGCGAGCACAAGTTCTCCGTTATTCGTGGAGGTGAAGTGTGCCAAATATCGGTTGGTGACATACTTGTGGGCGATATTGCTCAGATCAAGTATGGTGATCTATTACCGGCCGACGGCTGCCTCATTCAAAGTAACGACTTGAAG GTGGACGAATCCTCACTAACTGGCGAGTCCGATCATGTTAAAAAGGGCACTGATGTCGATCCCATGGTCTTATCTGGCACACATGTTATGGAGGGTAGCGGAAAAATGATTGTTACCGCAGTCGGTGTCAACTCGCAGGCTGGCATTATATTTACCCTTCTTGGCGCAGCCGTCGACGAACAGGAGGCCGAGATTAAAAAGATGAAAAAGG AAGCTAAAAAGGCGAACAAGCAAAAGAGCAAGAGTCTGACAG GTGAGAACGATGGTCGCACGCCAATGAAACCGACGTCCCATGCTCCACAAGCTCCGCCCGCATCTCGAGGTGGCGGCGACGCAATTAAATCCGAGTCAGATGGCAATCATGTGCAACAGCAGTCGTCCACATCAGCTGTGGAAACGGGCCACAAGAAGGAGAAGTCTGTGTTGCAAGCGAAACTGACCAAATTGGCTATTCAAATTGGTTATGCTGGATCTACCATTGCCGTACTTACCGTCATCATTCTGATTATCCAGTTCTGCATTAAGACATTTGTCATTGACGAGAAGCCCTGGAAGAATACCTACGCCAATAATTTGGTCAAGCACTTGATTATTGGTGTCACAGTATTAGTGGTGGCTGTGCCCGAAGGTCTTCCGCTAGCCGTAACGCTATCGCTTGCCTATTCGGTGAAG AAAATGATGAAGGATAACAATTTGGTGCGTCATTTGGACGCCTGTGAAACGATGGGTAATGCCACTGCCATTTGCTCTGACAAGACTGGTACACTGACAACCAATCGTATGACTGTCGTGCAATCGTATATTTGCGAGAAACTGTGCAAAGTGCTGCCAACTTTGAATGATATACCCCAGCACGTGGGAAATCTGATCACCATGGGCATATCCGTAAACTCGGCCTACACGTCAAACATAATG CATGGTCAAAATCCCGGTGATTTGCCCATTCAAGTTGGCAACAAGACCGAGTGCGCCTTGCTGGGCTTCGTTCAGGGACTGGGCGTTAAATATCAATCAATTCGTGATGAAATACCCGAGGATAGGTTTACACGTGTCTACACATTTAATTCGGTGCGCAAGAGTATGGGTACAGTGATACCTAGACCTAACGGCGGATATCGACTATACACAAAGGGAGCTTCCGAAATCATCATGAAGAA GTGTTCCTTTATCTACGGTCATGAGGGAACTTTGGAGAAATTCACACGGGATATGCAGGAGCGATTAATACGAGAAGTTATTGAACCAATGGCTTGCGACGGTCTTCGTACTATTTCGGTTGCTTACCGCGACTTTGTCCCCGGAAAAGCAGCAATCAACGAAGTTCACATTGACGGAGAGCCAAACTGGGACGACGAGGAGAATATTATGACAAATCTCACCTGTCTCTGCGTCGTTGGAATTGAGGATCCAGTGCGCCCAGAAGTTCCCGATGCTATTCGTAAATGCCAGCGTGCAGGCATCACTGTCCGCATGGTCACTGGAGACAATATTAACACAGCCCGTTCCATTGCCAGCAAGTGCGGAATTTTGCGACCCAACGATGATTTTCTTATCCTGGAGGGCAAGGAGTTCAACCGACGTATTCGCGACAGCAATGGCGAT ATCCAGCAACATCTCATTGATAAAGTCTGGCCAAAGTTGCGTGTGCTGGCTCGCTCTTCGCCCACTGACAAGTACACATTGGTCAAAG GCATTATTGACAGCACAGTAAGCGAAAACCGTGAGGTCGTCGCTGTCACTGGCGATGGTACAAATGATGGTCCCGCATTGAAAAAGGCCGATGTTGGATTCGCCATGGGCATTGCTGGCACTGACGTTGCCAAGGAGGCTTCAGATATTATTCTTACCGACGACAATTTCAGCAGTATTGTGAAGGCAGTAATGTGGGGTCGCAATGTTTATGACTCGATCGCAAAGTTCTTGCAGTTCCAACTAACGGTTAATGTGGTTGCTGTAATTGTAGCATTTATCGGTGCATGTGCCATTCAGGACTCTCCGCTGAAA GCGGTGCAAATGTTATGGGTTAATCTGATTATGGACACTTTGGCTTCCCTTGCTCTGGCTACGGAACTACCGACTCCAGACCTCTTGCTGCGCAAGCCATATGGCCGCACAAAACCCCTAATCTCAAAGACCATGATGAAAAACATTTTGGGTCAAGCTTTATATCAGCTGGTTATCATTTTTGGACTTCTCTTCGTAG GAGATATTATCCTTGACATCGAGTCTGGACGTGGACAAGAACTTAACGCTGGGCCAACACAACATTTTACCATAATTTTTAACACCTTTGTTATGATGACATTGTTTAATGAAATCAATGCCAGAAAGATTCATGGCCAGCGCAACGTTATTGAGGGACTGTTTACGAATCCCATCTTCTACACGATTTGGATATTCACAATGATATCGCAG GTTGTCATTATTCAATATGGTAAAATGGCTTTCTCTACAAAGGCATTAACGCTTGAGCAATGGCTTTGGTGCATATTCTTTGGAATTGGTACACTGGTCTGGGGACAATTAATCACATCTGTGCCTACTAGAAAATTGCCCAAAATTTTATC ATGGGGTCGCGGTCATCCAGAGGAGTATACTGATGCCATGAATTTGGGCGAAGAACGCTTCGATTCCATTGATTCCGACAAGAAGCCCAGAGCAGGACAAATCCTGTGGATACGCGGTCTAACTCGCCTGCAAACTCAA GTAATAGGCGGCGAATTGCAAGAACGCTTGATACCGGTCCCATATAGCAAGAGCAACACTGATCAAGCT ATTCGCGTGGTGAACGCCTTCCGGCAAGGTCTCGACGCCCGTTATGGTGAGCACACCAACACTTCGCTGGCAGAGGTGCTGCGCAAGCAGACTTCGCTGAGCAAACGCCTTTCGGAGACATCTTCCATTGAGTATGCTGATAATATACCTGATGAGCTGACCATACCCGAAATCGATGTTGAGCGGTTATCATCCCACAGTCACACCGAAACAGCTGTGTAA